In Fluviispira sanaruensis, a genomic segment contains:
- a CDS encoding MbtH family protein: MQDKSIKNLFDNYKVVMNHEEQYSLWDFSRDNPKGWVDAGFTGTQNECLEYIKNVWVDMRPLSVRKHIEKVDNNEKSN; the protein is encoded by the coding sequence ATGCAAGATAAAAGCATTAAAAATTTATTCGATAATTATAAAGTCGTTATGAATCATGAGGAGCAGTATTCTCTTTGGGATTTTTCAAGAGATAACCCAAAAGGATGGGTTGACGCAGGATTTACTGGGACTCAGAATGAGTGTCTTGAATATATTAAAAATGTTTGGGTTGATATGAGACCTTTGAGCGTAAGAAAACATATTGAAAAAGTTGATAACAATGAAAAAAGCAATTAA